From Miscanthus floridulus cultivar M001 unplaced genomic scaffold, ASM1932011v1 os_2456_2_3, whole genome shotgun sequence, a single genomic window includes:
- the LOC136534977 gene encoding uncharacterized protein — translation MASTACFVIVSKNDIPIYEAEVGSAPKKEDLSYHHQFILHAALDVVQDLAWTTNAMFLKSVDRFNDLVVSVYVTAGHTRFMLLHDSRSEDGIKSFFQEVHELYIKIFLNPLYLPGCRITSSHFDTKVRALARKYL, via the exons ATGGCGAGTACAGCATGCTTTGTGATTGTCAGTAAGAATGACATCCCGATCTACGAGGCAGAAGTTGGATCTGCACCCAAA AAAGAAGATTTGTCTTATCACCATCAGTTTATCCTGCATGCTGCATTAGATGTTGTTCAGGACCTAGCATGGACCACAAATGCAAT GTTCCTGAAGTCAGTTGATAGATTCAATGACCTTGTGGTGTCTGTTTATGTAACTGCTGGT CATACCAGATTCATGTTGCTTCATGACTCACGTAGTGAAGATGGAATAAAAAGCTTTTTTCAAGAGGTCCATGAACTTTACATCAAG ATATTCCTCAACCCACTTTACCTGCCCGGCTGTCGCATCACATCCTCTCATTTTGATACCAAGGTCAGGGCCCTCGCAAGGAAGTACCTGTAA
- the LOC136534976 gene encoding GDSL esterase/lipase At1g09390-like, protein MAIGTKRLPCCTFCVRRHADSYVHFAHACRWCTRPASASLWSTTRLEHGSPGVPARPARWRGDAAAPASSTARAATARVARAFNTRLGRLCRDLRAELANSTVACVDMYAVKYSLFANHTAHGFSDPLTACCGSGNAPYNYEAGKACGSPKVKACADGDRRISWDGLHYTEAANRIVADKVLSAE, encoded by the exons ATGGCAATTGGCACCAAACGCCTGCCTTGCTGTACCTTCTGCGTTCGTCGCCACGCTGATTCGTACGTACATTTTGCGCATGCATGCAGATGGTGCACGAGGCCGGCGAGCGCAAGTTTGTGGTCTACTACAAGACTAGAACACGGGTCCCCTGGGGTGCCTGCCCGGCCAGCACGCTGGCGCGGCGACGCGGCGGCACCGGCAAGCTCGACCGCGCGGGCCGCAACCGCGCGCGTAGCCAGGGCCTTCAACACGCGGCTCGGCCGCCTCTGCCGCGACCTGCGCGCCGAGCTCGCCAACTCCACCGTGGCGTGCGTCGACATGTACGCCGTGAAGTACAGCCTCTTCGCCAACCACACGGCGCACG GGTTCAGTGACCCGTTGACGGCGTGCTGCGGCAGCGGCAACGCACCGTACAATTACGAGGCCGGGAAGGCGTGCGGGAGCCCCAAGGTGAAGGCGTGCGCCGACGGCGACCGGCGCATCAGCTGGGACGGGCTGCACTACACGGAGGCGGCCAACAGGATCGTCGCCGACAAGGTGCTTTCGGCGGAGTAG
- the LOC136534975 gene encoding transcription factor TGA2.1-like: protein MADASSRTDTSIVLDDNDKNQRMENGIVAVVPSNSSDRSDRSDKPLDQKTMRRLAQNREAARKSRLRKKAYVQQLESSKLKLAQLEQELQKARQQGIFISSSGDQTHAMSGNGALTFDIEYARWLEDQNKQINELRTAVNAHASDSDLRLIVDGIMAHYDEIFKVKGVAAKADVFHILSGMWKTPAERCFLWLGGFRPSELLKLLANHLEPLTEQQMLGLNNLQQSSQQAEDALSQGMEALQQSLAETLAGSLGPSGSSGNVANYMGQMAMAMGKLGTLENFLRQADNLRQQTLHQMQRILTIRQASRALLAVHDYFSQLRALSSLWLARPRE from the exons ATGGCAGATGCTAGTTCAAGGACTGACACCTCAATTGTTTTAGACGACAACGACAAGAATCAGAGG ATGGAGAACGGAATTGTTGCGGTTGTACCTTCTAATTCTTCAGATAGGTCCGATAGGTCTGACAAACCTTTGGACCAAAAG ACAATGCGACGGCTTGCCCAGAATCGTGAGGCAGCAAGAAAAAGTCGGCTGAGGAAAAAG GCATatgtgcagcagctggagagcagtaAGCTGAAACTTGCACAACTGGAGCAGGAACTCCAGAAAGCTCGCCAGCAG GGAATCTTCATTTCCAGCTCTGGAGACCAAACCCATGCCATGAGTGGAAATG GAGCATTGACTTTTGACATAGAATATGCTAGATGGCTAGAGGACCAGAATAAGCAGATAAATGAGTTGAGGACTGCAGTGAATGCTCATGCAAGTGACAGTGATCTACGACTTATTGTAGATGGCATAATGGCACATTATGATGAAATATTCAAGGTCAAAGGTGTTGCTGCAAAGGCTGATGTATTTCATATACTTTCAGGCATGTGGAAGACACCTGCTGAAAGGTGCTTCCTGTGGCTTGGGGGTTTTCGTCCATCTGAGCTTTTAAAG CTCCTAGCGAATCACCTCGAGCCCCTAACTGAGCAGCAAATGCTGGGTTTGAACAACCTCCAGCAATCTTCCCAGCAAGCAGAGGATGCGTTGTCACAGGGCATGGAAGCACTGCAGCAATCTTTGGCAGAGACTTTAGCTGGATCTCTTGGTCCATCAGGTTCTTCAGGAAATGTGGCAAACTACATGGGTcagatggccatggccatgggcaAACTTGGGACACTCGAGAATTTTCTTCGCCAA GCCGACAACCTGCGACAGCAGACATTGCATCAAATGCAACGCATTCTAACGATACGACAGGCTTCTCGTGCTCTTCTTGCCGTCCATGACTACTTTTCGCAGTTGCGTGCTTTAAGTTCTCTGTGGCTTGCTAGGCCGCGCGAATAA